From the Billgrantia sulfidoxydans genome, one window contains:
- a CDS encoding aldehyde dehydrogenase (NADP(+)) — protein MTLEGKMLIGHEAASGSSKPIHAVNPATGERLEPTYVGGTRPEVERACELAEAAFTTYRETTLEARAAFLETAASEIEAIGDELIERAIAETGLPRARLEGERGRTCGQLRLFASVVRAGEWLDLRLDPALPEREPMPRADLRQRHIPLGPVAVFGASNFPLAFSVAGGDTASALAAGCPVIVKGHSAHPGTSELVGRAVQRAVEKRDLPEGTFSLLFGSGSEIGQALVADPRIQAVGFTGSRGGGTALMKTAQARPQPIPVYAEMSSINPVFLLPEALRARGAKIAEGFVASLNMGAGQFCTNPGLVIAVKGPELSAFVEAAGDAVKASAAQTMLTPGIHAAYEQGVGRLSSNDKVREVARGQVGESAHPCQAGLYVTAAGDFLADTELQEEVFGATSLVIECADLEEVKRVAGELEGQLTATLQMDDGDLDAAKALLPILERKAGRILANGWPTGVEVCHAMVHGGPYPATSDSRTTSVGSAAIFRFLRPVCYQALPQGLLPEVLRDGNPWGVARLVDGKREA, from the coding sequence ATGACACTCGAAGGCAAGATGCTGATCGGCCATGAGGCCGCAAGCGGCAGTTCAAAGCCCATCCACGCCGTCAATCCCGCCACCGGCGAGCGCCTGGAGCCCACCTACGTCGGCGGCACCCGGCCCGAGGTCGAGCGCGCCTGTGAGCTGGCCGAGGCGGCCTTCACCACCTACCGAGAGACGACGCTCGAAGCGCGCGCCGCCTTTCTCGAGACGGCGGCCTCCGAGATCGAGGCCATCGGCGACGAGCTGATCGAACGCGCCATCGCCGAGACCGGCCTGCCCCGGGCGCGGCTCGAGGGCGAGCGCGGCCGCACCTGCGGCCAGCTGCGCCTGTTCGCTTCCGTGGTGCGCGCCGGCGAGTGGCTCGACCTGCGCCTCGACCCGGCCCTGCCCGAGCGCGAGCCGATGCCCCGCGCCGACCTGCGCCAGCGCCACATTCCGCTGGGCCCCGTCGCCGTGTTCGGCGCCAGTAACTTCCCGCTGGCCTTCTCCGTGGCCGGCGGCGACACCGCCTCGGCGCTGGCCGCCGGCTGCCCGGTGATCGTCAAGGGCCACTCCGCCCACCCCGGCACCTCCGAGCTGGTCGGGCGTGCCGTGCAGCGCGCCGTCGAGAAGCGCGACCTGCCGGAAGGCACCTTCTCGCTGCTGTTCGGCTCGGGCAGCGAGATCGGCCAGGCGCTGGTCGCCGACCCGCGCATCCAGGCGGTGGGCTTCACCGGCTCCCGCGGCGGCGGCACGGCCTTGATGAAGACCGCCCAGGCCCGCCCCCAGCCGATCCCGGTCTACGCCGAGATGAGTTCGATCAACCCGGTGTTCCTGCTGCCCGAGGCGCTGCGTGCCCGTGGGGCCAAGATCGCCGAGGGCTTCGTCGCCTCGCTCAACATGGGCGCCGGGCAGTTCTGCACCAACCCGGGCCTGGTCATCGCGGTGAAGGGCCCCGAGCTTTCCGCCTTCGTCGAGGCCGCGGGCGATGCCGTGAAGGCCAGCGCCGCCCAGACCATGCTCACTCCGGGCATCCACGCGGCCTACGAGCAGGGCGTGGGCCGGCTTTCGAGCAACGACAAGGTCAGGGAAGTGGCCCGCGGCCAGGTGGGCGAATCGGCCCACCCGTGCCAGGCGGGGCTTTACGTCACCGCGGCCGGGGACTTCCTCGCGGATACCGAGCTGCAGGAGGAGGTGTTCGGCGCCACCTCGCTGGTGATCGAGTGCGCCGACCTGGAAGAAGTGAAGCGCGTGGCCGGCGAGCTCGAGGGCCAGCTCACCGCCACCCTGCAGATGGACGACGGCGACCTCGACGCCGCAAAGGCGCTGCTGCCGATCCTCGAGCGCAAGGCGGGGCGGATCCTGGCCAACGGCTGGCCGACCGGGGTCGAGGTATGCCACGCCATGGTCCACGGCGGGCCCTACCCGGCGACCTCCGACTCGCGCACCACCTCGGTGGGCAGTGCGGCGATCTTCCGCTTCCTGCGTCCGGTGTGCTACCAGGCGCTGCCGCAAGGGCTCTTGCCCGAGGTGCTGCGTGACGGCAACCCCTGGGGTGTGGCACGGTTGGTCGATGGCAAACGCGAGGCATGA
- a CDS encoding ROK family protein has product MSTSYQQQHKAGDLHFLKRLNRSAILELVRRTPGLTRADIATQAQLTKATVGAGVQSLLHQGWLREGELQKSSGGRPGRALHLNEERHVLFGAEVGVHGLRLVACTLSGRVLESHHEHIVPTTPEATAELLAELLQRLMRPHLNGNRRCLGLGVALPGPIAPGKPVLRLAPNLGWRDIRFLDLLRPHLSRLEGTWLMDNEAKAAAFGELYFRTGNIPESLMYVSAGTGIGSGMVEGSHLPLVARGIQGLAGEIGHTVLQPGGLYCHCGNRGCAETLVSGWSIRAALGIAEEEDLIEALLPRLNEPDVQVTLRRAGEALGILLLNLHHTQNPSEIVLGGSLTQLGAPLLDPALDYFKANQSRLLGTTQQVPLRVIQDSTFVAARGAASQVLASIIHGPSDLD; this is encoded by the coding sequence ATGTCAACCAGCTACCAGCAGCAGCACAAGGCGGGCGACCTCCATTTTCTCAAGCGGCTCAATCGCAGTGCCATCCTCGAGCTGGTGCGCCGCACCCCGGGGCTGACCCGCGCCGACATTGCCACCCAGGCCCAGTTGACCAAGGCCACCGTGGGCGCCGGCGTGCAGTCGCTGCTGCACCAGGGCTGGCTGCGCGAGGGCGAACTGCAGAAGAGCAGTGGCGGCCGCCCGGGCCGCGCCTTGCACCTCAACGAGGAGCGCCACGTGCTGTTCGGCGCCGAGGTGGGGGTACACGGCCTGCGCCTGGTGGCCTGCACTCTCTCCGGCCGAGTGCTCGAGTCGCACCACGAGCACATCGTGCCGACCACGCCGGAAGCCACTGCTGAACTGCTCGCGGAGTTGTTGCAAAGGCTGATGCGCCCACACCTGAATGGCAACCGACGCTGCCTGGGGCTGGGAGTCGCTCTACCCGGCCCCATCGCACCCGGCAAGCCCGTGCTGCGCCTGGCGCCCAACCTGGGCTGGCGCGACATCCGCTTCCTCGACCTGCTGCGCCCCCACCTCTCGCGGCTGGAGGGCACCTGGCTGATGGACAACGAGGCCAAGGCGGCCGCCTTCGGCGAGCTCTACTTCCGCACCGGCAACATTCCCGAATCGCTGATGTACGTCAGCGCCGGTACCGGGATAGGCAGCGGCATGGTCGAAGGCAGCCACCTGCCCCTGGTCGCACGCGGCATCCAGGGGCTGGCCGGCGAGATCGGCCACACCGTGTTGCAGCCCGGCGGGCTCTACTGCCACTGCGGCAACCGCGGCTGTGCCGAGACCCTGGTCAGCGGCTGGTCGATCCGCGCTGCGCTGGGCATCGCCGAGGAGGAGGATCTCATCGAGGCTCTGCTGCCGCGCCTGAATGAGCCCGACGTACAGGTCACACTGCGCCGGGCCGGCGAGGCGCTGGGCATCCTGTTGCTCAACCTGCACCACACCCAGAACCCCTCCGAGATCGTGCTCGGCGGCTCGCTGACCCAGCTCGGCGCCCCACTGCTTGACCCTGCTCTCGACTACTTCAAGGCCAACCAGAGCCGTCTGCTCGGCACGACCCAGCAGGTGCCGCTGCGGGTGATCCAGGACTCCACCTTCGTCGCCGCACGTGGCGCGGCGTCCCAGGTCCTGGCCAGCATCATCCATGGCCCCAGCGACCTGGATTAG
- a CDS encoding SDR family NAD(P)-dependent oxidoreductase has translation MNNDAARYPSLDQRVVFITGGGSGIGAALTRAFHLQGARVAFVDIDDAASQALVEALQAETGRAPRYRRCDIRDVEALQSAIAEVGRELGPIHTLVNNAANDDRHTWQEVDVAYWDERMSLNLRPMFFAAQAAAHQMIEAGGGSIVNFGSISVQMAIADLSAYVTAKAAVHGLTRSLARDLGGYNIRVNTLVPGSVLTERQLEKWIGPEEEASIQAHQCLKLRLEPQHIAPPVLFLASAESAAITGQELVVDGGWG, from the coding sequence ATGAACAACGACGCGGCGCGTTATCCCAGTCTCGATCAGCGAGTGGTCTTCATTACCGGTGGCGGTAGCGGCATCGGTGCGGCGCTGACCCGGGCATTTCATCTGCAGGGGGCCCGAGTCGCTTTTGTCGACATCGACGATGCCGCCAGCCAGGCGCTGGTGGAGGCGCTGCAGGCGGAGACGGGAAGGGCGCCGCGCTATCGCCGCTGCGACATTCGCGATGTCGAGGCCCTGCAGTCGGCCATTGCCGAGGTGGGCCGCGAGCTCGGCCCCATCCATACCCTGGTCAACAACGCCGCCAACGACGATCGCCACACCTGGCAGGAGGTCGATGTGGCCTACTGGGACGAGCGCATGTCGCTCAACCTGCGGCCAATGTTCTTCGCCGCCCAAGCGGCAGCACACCAGATGATCGAGGCCGGCGGCGGCAGCATCGTCAACTTCGGCTCGATCAGTGTGCAGATGGCCATTGCCGACCTTTCTGCCTACGTCACGGCCAAGGCCGCCGTGCACGGGCTGACCCGCAGCCTGGCACGTGACCTCGGAGGCTACAACATCCGCGTCAATACCTTGGTGCCCGGTTCGGTGCTAACCGAGCGCCAGTTGGAAAAGTGGATCGGCCCCGAGGAAGAAGCATCGATCCAGGCTCACCAGTGCCTGAAATTGCGACTCGAACCGCAGCATATCGCTCCTCCCGTGCTGTTCCTGGCCAGCGCCGAGAGCGCGGCGATTACCGGGCAGGAGCTCGTCGTCGACGGCGGCTGGGGTTGA
- a CDS encoding ABC transporter substrate-binding protein, whose protein sequence is MHTYQYQLPGSLRAKRWLAAAVAFSTGLAACAAAADTTVRVLRVEISDVEKQYYDDVVAEYEAQNPDVEVVFEYIANEAYKTRLPTLLQSDQRPDIFYSWGGEGLRDQVEAGFVRDLTEAMQDGWQDLYPESAVRAFTLDDRVYGAPLYATVVGFWANTALTEQAGVDIEAIETWEDLEQAVVALRESGITPAVVGGKDGWPMHFYWGYLATRLAGGEGIEAAKQGDNGGFEGEPFVQAGELLQAFVELDPFQSGFMSTSYERASAMFGDGEAALHLMGDWDYIPSKERSATGEGVPDEDLEFIRFPRVEGGEGNDDSFGGMNGFAVTRDASDEAVDFLRFLLNEENQREAARLGIFVPVANGSEEELDTPYARKVAEILSESNFHQVFLDQALGTSVGATVNDISGDLAQGEITPEEAAAQVEEAWMFR, encoded by the coding sequence ATGCACACTTACCAATACCAACTGCCCGGGTCGCTGCGCGCCAAGCGCTGGTTGGCGGCGGCGGTAGCTTTTTCCACCGGCTTGGCGGCATGCGCCGCAGCGGCCGACACCACCGTGCGTGTCCTGCGCGTCGAGATCAGCGATGTCGAGAAACAGTACTACGACGATGTCGTCGCCGAATACGAAGCGCAGAACCCGGACGTCGAGGTGGTGTTCGAGTACATCGCCAACGAGGCCTACAAGACGCGCCTGCCGACCCTGCTGCAGTCCGACCAGCGCCCCGACATCTTCTACAGCTGGGGCGGCGAAGGGCTGCGCGACCAGGTCGAGGCGGGTTTCGTGCGCGACCTCACCGAGGCGATGCAGGACGGTTGGCAGGATCTCTATCCCGAGTCGGCCGTGCGCGCCTTTACCCTTGACGATCGCGTCTACGGCGCGCCGCTTTATGCCACTGTGGTGGGCTTCTGGGCCAACACCGCGCTGACCGAACAGGCCGGGGTCGACATCGAGGCCATCGAGACCTGGGAAGACCTGGAGCAGGCCGTGGTCGCCCTGCGTGAAAGCGGCATCACGCCCGCCGTGGTGGGCGGCAAGGATGGCTGGCCGATGCACTTCTACTGGGGCTATCTGGCCACGCGCCTGGCCGGCGGCGAGGGCATCGAGGCGGCCAAGCAGGGCGACAACGGCGGCTTCGAGGGCGAGCCCTTCGTACAGGCCGGCGAGCTGCTCCAGGCGTTCGTCGAGCTCGACCCCTTCCAGTCGGGTTTCATGTCGACCTCCTACGAGCGGGCCAGCGCCATGTTCGGTGATGGTGAGGCGGCCCTGCACCTGATGGGCGACTGGGACTACATCCCCTCCAAGGAACGCTCCGCGACGGGAGAGGGCGTGCCCGACGAGGATCTCGAATTCATTCGCTTTCCCCGCGTCGAGGGCGGGGAGGGCAACGACGACAGCTTCGGTGGCATGAACGGCTTCGCCGTGACCCGCGACGCCTCCGACGAAGCGGTGGACTTCCTGCGCTTCCTGCTCAACGAGGAGAACCAGCGCGAAGCCGCCCGGCTCGGCATCTTCGTGCCGGTGGCCAATGGCTCCGAGGAGGAGCTCGACACGCCCTATGCGCGCAAGGTCGCCGAGATCCTCAGCGAATCGAACTTCCACCAGGTGTTCCTCGACCAGGCGTTGGGCACCTCGGTTGGTGCCACGGTCAACGATATCAGCGGCGACCTGGCCCAGGGCGAGATCACGCCCGAGGAGGCGGCCGCCCAGGTCGAAGAAGCGTGGATGTTCCGCTGA
- a CDS encoding carbohydrate ABC transporter permease, translated as MTTMTRPAVHKRSNADRLRQGLASGKFTAVLILLPPALILFSLFVILPLADAAYYSVFSWNGYGTPSNFVGTQNYTRLLDHSVFHTALWNTAKLILVSLIIQMPLALGLALLVYRKTPTNTLFRLVFFLPYILAEVAAGLIWSFVFDGDYGITAFMFQALGQESVYVLADRQWAFPAIMTVIVWKYFGFHMMIYIAALQSVPKDLIEAAKLEGAKPRQVALFVQIPLIKHAIVVSGFFAIIGSLQIFDIIIPMTNGGPSNSTHTIVTYLYTFGLSRLNIGFGSAAAVVLFVLAIGIALFYQRATAKEERA; from the coding sequence ATGACCACCATGACCCGACCCGCCGTGCACAAGAGAAGCAATGCCGACCGCTTGCGGCAAGGGTTGGCCAGCGGAAAGTTCACCGCCGTGCTGATCCTGCTGCCGCCGGCGCTGATCCTGTTCTCGCTGTTCGTCATCCTGCCGCTGGCCGATGCGGCCTACTACAGCGTCTTCTCGTGGAACGGCTACGGCACGCCGAGCAACTTCGTCGGCACCCAGAACTACACGCGCCTGCTCGACCATTCGGTGTTCCATACCGCGCTGTGGAATACCGCCAAGCTGATTCTCGTCTCACTGATCATCCAGATGCCGCTGGCCCTGGGCCTGGCCCTGCTGGTGTATCGCAAGACACCCACGAATACCCTGTTCCGCCTGGTGTTCTTCCTGCCCTACATTCTCGCCGAAGTCGCTGCGGGGCTGATCTGGAGCTTCGTCTTCGATGGCGACTACGGCATCACCGCCTTCATGTTCCAGGCCCTGGGGCAGGAGTCGGTCTATGTGCTGGCGGACCGGCAGTGGGCCTTCCCGGCAATCATGACGGTGATCGTGTGGAAGTACTTCGGCTTCCACATGATGATCTACATCGCCGCGCTGCAGAGCGTGCCCAAGGACCTGATCGAGGCGGCCAAGCTGGAGGGCGCCAAGCCGCGCCAGGTGGCGCTGTTCGTGCAGATACCGCTGATCAAGCACGCCATCGTGGTGAGCGGCTTCTTCGCCATCATCGGCTCGCTGCAGATCTTCGACATCATCATTCCCATGACCAACGGCGGGCCCTCGAACTCGACCCACACCATCGTCACCTATCTCTATACCTTCGGCCTGTCGCGACTCAACATCGGCTTCGGTAGCGCCGCCGCCGTGGTGTTGTTCGTGCTCGCCATCGGCATCGCGCTGTTCTACCAGCGCGCCACGGCGAAGGAGGAGCGGGCATGA
- a CDS encoding carbohydrate ABC transporter permease, whose product MSGATTTRNTLRVIVLILVASLVIGPLLASFFGGFKSNAELRTNPLGLPDTWNAENYVAIFLDGTFWRYLGNSFLISSMTVLLTLVVGAAAAYVFSQIRFFGSKMILSYLLLGLMFPFAAAILPLFIKVRDLGLLDTYWAVILPQTAFGLSLAILLFKAFFDQLPRELFEAAYVDGCSYLRFFWSFTLPLSTPILATVGVFVFVQSWNNFLLPLVVLNDRSIYTWPLGMMQFQGEYLTQWNMILAFVTLTITPAVIFFLAAQKYIVAGLTGGSVKG is encoded by the coding sequence ATGAGCGGCGCTACTACTACCCGCAACACGCTGCGTGTGATCGTGCTGATCCTGGTGGCCAGCCTGGTCATCGGCCCGCTGCTGGCTTCCTTCTTCGGCGGCTTCAAGAGCAACGCCGAGCTGCGCACCAACCCGCTGGGATTGCCGGATACCTGGAATGCGGAGAACTACGTCGCGATCTTTCTCGACGGCACCTTCTGGCGCTACCTGGGCAACTCGTTCCTCATCTCGTCGATGACGGTATTGCTGACCCTGGTGGTGGGCGCGGCGGCGGCCTACGTGTTCTCGCAGATTCGCTTCTTCGGCTCGAAGATGATCCTTTCCTACCTGCTGCTGGGGCTGATGTTTCCCTTCGCCGCGGCGATCCTGCCGCTGTTCATCAAGGTACGCGACCTGGGGCTGCTGGACACCTACTGGGCGGTGATCCTGCCGCAGACCGCCTTCGGCCTGTCGCTGGCGATCCTGCTGTTCAAGGCATTCTTCGACCAGCTGCCCCGCGAACTGTTCGAGGCCGCCTACGTCGACGGCTGCAGTTACCTGCGCTTCTTCTGGTCGTTCACCCTGCCGCTGTCGACGCCGATCCTGGCCACGGTGGGCGTGTTCGTCTTCGTGCAGAGCTGGAACAACTTCCTGCTGCCGCTGGTGGTGCTCAACGACCGCTCCATCTACACCTGGCCGCTCGGCATGATGCAGTTCCAGGGCGAGTACCTGACCCAGTGGAACATGATCCTGGCGTTCGTGACGCTGACCATCACGCCGGCGGTGATCTTCTTCCTCGCCGCGCAGAAATACATCGTGGCCGGGCTGACCGGCGGCTCCGTCAAGGGATGA
- a CDS encoding glycoside hydrolase family 43 protein, with protein sequence MTDTLRNPILAGFNPDPSICRVGEDYYIATSTFEWYPGVQIHHSQDLVNWRLASRPLARAAQLDMRGNPDSCGIWAPCLSYADGQFWLIYTDMKRYEGNFKDGHNYLVTAPAIEGPWSDPVYLNSSGFDPSLFHDDDGRKWLVNLKWDYRQQEGGDRFGGILLQEYDVERRRLVGPIRNIFAGTEMKLTEGPHLYRRDGWYHLLVAEGGTGYDHAVTMARSREIAGPYEVHPDNPVLTTRQDPDNPLQRAGHADLVDTPEGETYMVHLCSRPLPGTRRSPLGRETAIQKVEWGEDGWLRLAQGGNTPALEVAVPGAENGALQQAPAEEERYTFAPGLLPGDFQWLRTPEPERLFSLDARPGYLRLFGRESVGSWFEQALVARRQDSWHCSAETELEFEPEDIQQLAGLIAYYNRFKFHYLAVSLNDEGDKVLSVMSCHDEWPSGRLDIAEAGVTLEPDLPVRLGLDIRERELQFRFAQGSAGWQPIGPVLDAGLLSDEGSGRAHGYFTGNFLGMAAHDISGRAAPADFAAFRYRRNAC encoded by the coding sequence ATGACCGATACCCTCCGCAACCCGATTCTCGCCGGCTTCAACCCCGACCCCTCGATCTGCCGGGTCGGCGAGGACTACTACATCGCCACCTCCACCTTCGAGTGGTACCCCGGCGTGCAGATCCACCATTCCCAGGATCTGGTCAACTGGCGGCTGGCGAGCCGGCCGCTGGCCCGCGCCGCCCAGCTCGACATGCGCGGCAACCCCGACTCCTGCGGCATCTGGGCGCCGTGCCTGTCTTACGCCGACGGTCAGTTCTGGCTGATCTACACCGACATGAAGCGCTACGAGGGCAACTTCAAGGACGGCCACAACTATCTGGTCACCGCGCCCGCCATCGAGGGGCCCTGGAGCGACCCGGTGTATCTCAACTCCAGCGGCTTCGACCCTTCGCTGTTTCACGATGACGACGGCCGCAAGTGGCTGGTCAACCTCAAGTGGGACTATCGCCAGCAGGAGGGAGGCGACCGCTTCGGCGGCATCCTGCTGCAGGAGTACGACGTCGAGCGCAGGCGGCTGGTCGGCCCGATCCGCAACATCTTCGCCGGCACCGAGATGAAGCTCACCGAGGGGCCGCACCTCTACCGCCGTGATGGCTGGTACCACCTGCTGGTAGCCGAGGGCGGCACAGGCTACGACCACGCCGTGACCATGGCGCGCTCCCGTGAGATCGCCGGCCCCTATGAGGTGCACCCGGACAACCCGGTGCTGACCACACGCCAAGACCCGGACAACCCGCTGCAGCGCGCCGGCCATGCCGATCTGGTCGATACGCCGGAGGGCGAGACCTATATGGTGCACCTGTGCAGTCGCCCACTGCCCGGTACGCGGCGCTCGCCGCTGGGGCGCGAGACGGCCATCCAGAAAGTCGAGTGGGGCGAAGATGGCTGGTTGCGTCTGGCCCAGGGCGGCAACACGCCTGCGCTGGAAGTGGCCGTCCCTGGTGCCGAGAACGGCGCGCTGCAGCAGGCCCCAGCCGAGGAGGAGCGCTACACCTTCGCGCCTGGTTTGCTGCCAGGGGACTTCCAGTGGCTACGCACGCCCGAACCCGAGCGGCTGTTCTCCCTGGACGCGCGGCCCGGCTACCTGCGCCTTTTCGGTCGCGAGTCGGTGGGCTCCTGGTTCGAGCAGGCCTTGGTGGCCCGGCGTCAGGACAGCTGGCACTGCAGCGCCGAGACCGAACTCGAGTTCGAGCCGGAGGACATCCAGCAGCTCGCCGGGCTGATCGCTTACTACAACCGCTTCAAGTTCCACTATCTCGCGGTGAGCCTGAACGATGAGGGTGACAAGGTGCTGAGCGTGATGAGCTGCCACGACGAGTGGCCCAGCGGGCGGCTCGACATCGCCGAGGCCGGCGTGACCCTCGAACCCGACCTGCCGGTGCGTCTCGGCCTCGACATTCGCGAGCGCGAGCTGCAGTTCCGCTTCGCCCAGGGCAGCGCCGGGTGGCAGCCGATCGGCCCGGTGCTGGACGCCGGGCTGCTCTCGGACGAAGGCAGCGGTCGCGCCCACGGCTACTTCACCGGCAACTTCCTGGGCATGGCGGCTCATGACATCAGCGGGCGCGCCGCGCCGGCGGACTTCGCCGCGTTCCGCTATCGCCGCAATGCCTGCTGA
- a CDS encoding ABC transporter ATP-binding protein: protein MADVTLVDIEKTFRGKTTVIPNLNLHIEDGSFTVLVGPSGCGKSTLLRMIAGLETVTRGAISIGGRDVTTAEPSERNIAMVFQSYALYPHMTVAHNIDFGMRLAKVPAEERKAKVAEAARLLNLEELLERKPAELSGGQRQRVAIGRAIVRNPGVFLFDEPLSNLDAALRNRMRVELAELHQRLDATMVYVTHDQVEAMTLADCIVVMNAGRIEQVGTPMTLYQRPETLFVAGFIGSPKMNLIEGRVAEAYGATTLGIRPEHLEVSREAGEWQSRVRVVEMLGADAFAYVDSDATGPLTVRLPGDAEVRSGDVLYLTPRHELLHGYDADGQRLPEETLVRSQASMA from the coding sequence ATGGCTGACGTAACCCTGGTCGACATCGAGAAGACCTTCCGTGGCAAGACCACGGTGATCCCCAACCTCAACCTGCACATCGAGGACGGCTCCTTCACCGTGCTGGTGGGTCCCTCCGGCTGCGGCAAGTCGACGCTGCTGCGCATGATCGCCGGGCTCGAGACGGTGACCCGCGGCGCCATCTCCATCGGCGGGCGCGACGTCACCACCGCCGAGCCCAGCGAGCGCAACATCGCCATGGTGTTCCAGTCCTACGCGCTCTATCCGCACATGACGGTGGCGCACAACATCGATTTCGGCATGCGCCTGGCCAAGGTGCCCGCCGAGGAGCGCAAGGCCAAGGTGGCCGAGGCGGCGCGCCTGCTCAACCTGGAGGAGCTGCTCGAGCGCAAGCCGGCCGAACTCTCCGGCGGCCAACGCCAGCGCGTGGCCATCGGTCGCGCCATCGTGCGCAACCCCGGCGTGTTCCTGTTCGACGAGCCGCTCTCCAACCTCGATGCCGCACTGCGCAACCGCATGCGCGTGGAACTGGCCGAGCTGCACCAGCGCCTCGACGCCACCATGGTCTACGTCACCCATGACCAGGTCGAGGCGATGACCTTGGCCGACTGCATCGTGGTGATGAATGCCGGTCGCATCGAACAGGTGGGTACGCCGATGACGCTCTATCAGCGCCCCGAGACGCTGTTCGTCGCCGGCTTCATCGGCTCGCCCAAGATGAACCTGATCGAAGGTCGGGTCGCGGAGGCCTACGGCGCCACCACGCTCGGCATTCGCCCCGAGCATCTCGAGGTCAGCCGCGAGGCAGGGGAGTGGCAGAGCCGTGTGAGAGTGGTCGAGATGCTCGGCGCCGACGCCTTCGCCTATGTCGACAGCGACGCCACCGGCCCGCTGACCGTGCGCCTGCCCGGCGATGCCGAGGTTCGCAGCGGGGATGTGCTCTACCTGACGCCGCGCCATGAGTTGCTGCATGGCTACGACGCCGATGGCCAGCGCCTGCCGGAGGAGACCCTGGTCCGGTCCCAGGCCAGTATGGCCTGA
- a CDS encoding aldose 1-epimerase has translation MTITLDSGILRLTVNPDVGGAVVRLDRLTEGGPEPLMRPGSAGERDPNRLAMYPLVPWSNRIGGGGFRWHGQDYRLATNLPGEPLPIHGDGWQQVWQVESQAQHELRLALRSCEQPPFDYRAELTYRLESDALEVTLSVTHLGESPAPYGLGLHPWFPRSAGARVEAAAEGVWEVDDDQLPTEWRRLLPSEPWDFSRGAALPTGKIDNLFTGWNGQAVLRWRDRGLVLEVSADTSRYLVFSPGEQADFFCFEPVSHEVDAHRGGDPQRQGLVELGAGESLSMRCRFRCLAS, from the coding sequence ATGACGATCACTCTCGACAGCGGAATCCTGCGACTCACGGTGAACCCTGACGTCGGTGGCGCCGTGGTGCGTTTGGACAGGCTGACCGAAGGCGGCCCCGAGCCGTTGATGCGCCCCGGCAGCGCTGGCGAACGCGATCCGAATCGGCTGGCCATGTACCCGCTGGTGCCATGGTCCAACCGAATCGGTGGGGGCGGTTTCCGCTGGCATGGGCAGGATTATCGGCTGGCAACCAACCTGCCCGGCGAGCCGCTGCCGATCCACGGCGACGGCTGGCAGCAGGTCTGGCAGGTGGAGTCTCAGGCGCAGCACGAACTGCGCTTGGCGCTGCGTTCGTGTGAACAGCCGCCTTTCGACTACCGGGCGGAGCTGACCTATCGCCTGGAGAGCGATGCACTCGAGGTGACTCTCTCCGTGACCCATCTGGGCGAGAGCCCAGCCCCCTACGGCCTGGGGCTGCACCCCTGGTTTCCGCGCAGCGCCGGGGCAAGAGTCGAGGCCGCCGCCGAGGGCGTGTGGGAGGTCGATGACGACCAACTGCCGACCGAGTGGCGCCGGCTCTTACCCAGTGAGCCCTGGGATTTTTCCCGCGGCGCGGCACTTCCCACAGGCAAGATCGACAATCTCTTCACCGGCTGGAACGGGCAGGCCGTGCTGCGCTGGCGCGACCGCGGCTTGGTGCTCGAGGTAAGCGCCGACACCTCGCGCTACCTGGTGTTCTCGCCGGGCGAGCAGGCCGACTTCTTCTGCTTCGAGCCGGTTTCCCACGAGGTCGACGCGCACCGCGGTGGCGACCCGCAGCGCCAAGGCCTGGTCGAGCTGGGCGCAGGGGAGTCTCTCTCGATGCGCTGCCGTTTCCGCTGTCTCGCCAGCTAA